From the genome of Vitis riparia cultivar Riparia Gloire de Montpellier isolate 1030 chromosome 2, EGFV_Vit.rip_1.0, whole genome shotgun sequence, one region includes:
- the LOC117907139 gene encoding subtilisin-like protease SBT1.2, translated as MENKGCRVSLIMEVFFLVALFFMCEISGSVAFQQIAAEKSMLKTYIVHVNDPVGKFSAQSEALESWYQSFLPASTESENQQQRLLYSYRHVISGFAARLTEEEVKAMEKKDGFVSATPEKIYHLHTTRTPGFLGLHNRSGFWKGSNFGEGVIIGILDTGVYPQHPSFSDEGMPLPPAKWTGTCEFNGTACNNKLIGARNFDSLTPKQLPIDVEGHGTHTASTAAGNYVKHANIYGNAKGTAAGIAPRAHVAVYKVCGLLGCGGSDILAAYDAAIEDGVDVLSLSLGGESSPFYDDPVALGAFAAIRKGIFVSCSAGNSGPAHFTVANEAPWILTVAASTLDRSITATAKLGNTEEFDGESLYQPRNFSSKLLPLVYAGANGDQTSAYCAPGSLKNLDVKGKVVVCDRGGEIDRTEKGVEVKNAGGAAMILANSINEGFSTFADPHVLPATHVSYAAGLMIKAYMNSTSNPSATILFKGTNVGVTSAPQITSFSSRGPSIASPGILKPDITGPGVSILAAWPAPLLSVTGSKSTFNMISGTSMSCPHLSGVAALLKSAHPNWSPAAIKSAILTTADTLNLKDEPILDDKHMPADLFAIGAGHVNPSKANDPGLIYDIEPYDYIPYLCGLGYTNAQVEAIVLRKVNCSKESSIPEAELNYPSFSIALGSKDLKFKRVVTNVGKPHSSYAVSINAPEGVDVVVKPTKIHFNKVYQKKSYTVIFRHIGGVDSRNRYAQGFLKWVSATHSVKSPISVTFE; from the coding sequence atGGAGAACAAGGGGTGTAGAGTTTCCCTAATCATGGAAGTTTTCTTCCTTGTCGCTCTCTTTTTCATGTGTGAGATATCCGGTAGCGTCGCTTTTCAACAGATAGCGGCAGAAAAGAGCATGTTAAAGACTTATATTGTCCACGTAAATGACCCCGTGGGTAAATTTTCAGCACAATCGGAGGCTTTGGAGAGCTGGTACCAGTCCTTTTTGCCGGCCAGCACTGAATCCGAAAATCAACAGCAGCGTTTGCTTTACTCATATCGGCATGTGATTAGTGGGTTTGCAGCGAGATTGACAGAGGAGGAGGTTAAAGCAATGGAAAAGAAGGATGGGTTTGTTTCGGCCACGCCAGAAAAAATTTACCATTTGCATACAACTCGCACCCCTGGTTTCTTGGGATTGCACAATAGGTCGGGGTTCTGGAAAGGATCCAACTTCGGTGAAGGGGTCATTATTGGAATATTGGACACAGGAGTATATCCACAACACCCTTCATTTAGTGACGAAGGAATGCCGCTCCCACCTGCTAAATGGACGGGAACCTGTGAATTCAACGGGACGGCCTGCAACAACAAGCTCATCGGTGCCAGGAATTTTGACAGTCTGACCCCGAAACAGCTACCTATTGATGTAGAGGGCCATGGCACCCACACGGCAAGCACTGCCGCGGGAAATTATGTGAAGCACGCCAATATATATGGGAATGCCAAAGGCACTGCTGCTGGTATTGCACCTCGTGCTCATGTGGCAGTATATAAAGTATGTGGTTTATTGGGCTGCGGCGGAAGTGATATTTTAGCCGCATATGACGCTGCCATTGAAGACGGTGTTGATGTGCTTTCTCTCTCCCTCGGTGGAGAGTCTTCTCCTTTCTACGATGACCCGGTTGCTCTGGGTGCCTTTGCTGCGATTAGGAAGGGAATTTTTGTTAGCTGTTCTGCTGGGAATAGCGGGCCAGCCCATTTTACAGTCGCAAATGAGGCACCATGGATTCTCACCGTAGCTGCAAGCACCCTGGATAGAAGCATAACCGCTACAGCAAAGCTGGGAAACACGGAGGAATTTGATGGGGAATCGCTTTACCAGCCAAGAAATTTTTCTTCCAAACTATTGCCTCTTGTATATGCCGGGGCGAATGGTGACCAAACATCTGCTTATTGTGCGCCGGGATCCTTGAAAAACCTTGATGTCAAAGGAAAGGTAGTTGTTTGTGATAGAGGTGGAGAAATAGACAGAACTGAAAAAGGGGTGGAAGTGAAGAATGCTGGTGGTGCTGCCATGATCCTGGCCAATAGCATTAATGAGGGCTTCAGTACATTTGCCGACCCTCACGTTCTTCCTGCAACACATGTGAGTTACGCAGCGGGTTTGATGATCAAAGCTTACATGAATTCAACATCAAACCCTTCAGCTACAATCCTATTCAAGGGTACAAATGTCGGAGTCACATCTGCTCCTCAAATCACGTCCTTTTCCTCAAGAGGACCCAGCATTGCATCCCCGGGCATTTTGAAACCCGACATTACCGGACCTGGTGTGAGCATTCTAGCAGCATGGCCGGCCCCTCTCTTGAGCGTCACTGGCTCAAAAAGCACATTCAACATGATTTCTGGCACATCAATGTCGTGCCCTCATCTTAGCGGTGTCGCAGCTTTGCTCAAAAGCGCCCATCCTAACTGGTCACCTGCTGCCATTAAGTCTGCAATCTTGACTACTGCTGATACACTAAATTTGAAAGACGAGCCCATTTTAGATGATAAACATATGCCTGCCGACCTTTTTGCAATCGGTGCTGGTCATGTCAACCCATCAAAAGCAAATGATCCCGGTCTCATTTACGACATCGAACCTTATGATTACATACCCTACTTGTGCGGTTTGGGTTACACTAATGCTCAGGTAGAAGCTATTGTATTGCGCAAGGTGAACTGCTCTAAGGAATCAAGTATACCTGAAGCAGAGCTAAATTATCCTTCATTTTCAATTGCTTTGGGCTCCAAGGATTTGAAATTTAAGAGGGTTGTCACGAATGTAGGCAAGCCTCACTCGTCTTACGCTGTGAGTATCAATGCACCAGAAGGAGTTGATGTGGTGGTTAAGCCTACTAAGATCCATTTCAACAAAGTGTACCAGAAGAAATCGTACACAGTCATCTTTAGGCATATAGGCGGGGTTGATTCTAGGAACCGATATGCGCAAGGATTTCTCAAATGGGTCTCTGCCACACACTCTGTCAAAAGTCCAATATCTGTTACGTTTGAATGA